The segment ATGAGAAATATGAACATATGAAAAATATCAATATTCTACATTCATAGAATTAATAAATAGAATCATAATCAGATTTAAAATAAAAATTACATATTAAAATTTGTGATCCTATTAATAACAAAGATGTGCAATGATTGCGGTAATATTTATTCACATTTCACAAAAAAATTAAATGCATGCCCTAAATGCAGAATTCAGCATGACGTGTAGGGGAATTTGTGAGAGACATCGTGCTGAAAAAAACAGATACACAGACAACACTAAAAGATGTACTTCATGTAATGTATACTTGTCATATGACGGAATAAAATGTCCTTGCTGTGGCACACAATTGCGTTCCAAGCGAAAATCAAAATTTCGAGATTAGTAAAAATAAAAAATCTAAAATCTTGGCATTATTCTAGTTTTTGCAGTTACTGCAATTATTGATATGATTGCAACTGCAAGTATCATCATGGCAACTGTACCAAACTCTGGAACTGACACTTGTACAATATCCATATCTAAAATAATTGCATCAATTTTTTGATTGATTTCAGATGAAGGTGCACCGTTTTTTATCATGTCTCTTAGTTCTATTCGCATACTGGTTTCAACTTTTTCCATAAGTTCTTGTTGTCCTACTTGCACTAGAGGAGCCTCCAAGAATTCAAAGTTATCAAGATATGCTTTGGTAACAAGACTAAGTGCTAAATCAGTATTTCCATTGGCATATTCTGTCTTGGCTTGTGTAAGCAAATTTTTGATTGTATCAACATAAACTAACAAATCACCATCAGAATCAATTTGCAATATTTCATCTATCTCGTGGATAACTCCATTAGATAACACCTCAACGTCTGCGGGGTCTGCTCGGTTATCATATGCATCCCACAAATCAGTGTAAAATTCTTCAATCTCTTCTACCTCATGTTCAGGTAGTTCTGACTTTATCTCATCAAAGATTTGCTGTGATCTCCAGACAAATGCAGAGCCATCCTGAAACTCTGCCATCTCTCCTATCACACCGTCTGATACTGCTTCATGATACTCAGCTATG is part of the Nitrosarchaeum sp. genome and harbors:
- a CDS encoding PEFG-CTERM sorting domain-containing protein — its product is PALDSEVQSILMNLGQKATTTVSRDQAQQAIEDAKEVVSIARQTVVGDYLSNSVDTKLLLMKILLQTSIAEYHEAVSDGVIGEMAEFQDGSAFVWRSQQIFDEIKSELPEHEVEEIEEFYTDLWDAYDNRADPADVEVLSNGVIHEIDEILQIDSDGDLLVYVDTIKNLLTQAKTEYANGNTDLALSLVTKAYLDNFEFLEAPLVQVGQQELMEKVETSMRIELRDMIKNGAPSSEINQKIDAIILDMDIVQVSVPEFGTVAMMILAVAIISIIAVTAKTRIMPRF